A region of Mycteria americana isolate JAX WOST 10 ecotype Jacksonville Zoo and Gardens chromosome 11, USCA_MyAme_1.0, whole genome shotgun sequence DNA encodes the following proteins:
- the HYAL3 gene encoding hyaluronidase-3 isoform X1 — MVPVLVLWACLALGTAGGESPAPEPLVGDQPFAVVWNVPTGRCQRRFGVGLPLGDYGIVENKDGHFAGQNITIFYKNKFGLYPYLSRQGIPHNGGIPQRVPLGAHLARAARDIRLLLHPAFRGLAVVDWEEWRPLWAQNWGAKRIYRAASEQWVWDRHGHLPARQQLRLARREFEQAAQTLMEETLLLGRTLRPGGLWGFYRFPDCLNGNWAKEANYTGRCQPAEVQRNNRLGWLWAASAVLYPSIYLPPALPPALRRRYVHHRLREALRVAAFGAHGLLPVVAYSRLSFRRSPRFLEPADLVHTIGESAALGAAGLVLWGDMSYARSAESCASLRHYLVSTLGPYVANVTAAARECSYVQCHGHGRCVRWQPHDLSSLLHLGPGASPLASFRCHCYHGWAGEDCARRVQHDPATSCLAPTHTHGLDAHNDLPPPDTCLPRGTWGW; from the exons ATGGTGCCGGTGCTGGTGCTGTGGGCCTGCCTGGCGCTGGGCACAGCTGGCGGGGAGAGCCCGGCACCGGAGCCCCTGGTGGGCGACCAGCCCTTCGCCGTGGTGTGGAACGTCCCCACCGGCCGCTGCCAGCGCCGCTTCGGTGTGGGGCTGCCCCTCGGCGACTACGGCATCGTGGAGAACAAGGATGGCCACTTTGCCGGCCAGAACATCACCATCTTCTACAAGAACAAGTTCGGGCTGTACCCCTACCTGTCACGGCAGGGCATCCCCCACAACGGGGGCATCCCCCAGCGGGTCCCCCTTGGCGCCCACCTTGCCAGGGCAGCCAGGGACATCCGCCTCCTCCTGCACCCCGCTTTCCGCGGCCTGGCCGTGGTGGACTGGGAGGAGTGGAGGCCCCTCTGGGCCCAAAACTGGGGGGCCAAGCGGATCTACCGGGCAGCCTCGGAACAGTGGGTGTGGGACCGGCATGGCCACCTGCCAGCGCGGCAGCAGCTCCGGCTGGCCCGGCGGGAGTTCGAGCAGGCGGCGCAGACTCTGATGGAGGAGACGCTTCTGCTGGGCCGGACCCTGCGcccgggggggctctggggttTCTACCGTTTCCCCGACTGCCTCAACGGCAACTGGGCCAAAGAGGCCAACTACACCGGGCGGTGCCAGCCGGCAGAGGTGCAGCGCAACAACCGGCTGGGCTGGCTCTGGGCCGCCTCGGCCGTCCTCTACCCCAGCATCTACCTGCcaccggcgctgccgcccgccctgcgCCGCCGCTACGTGCACCACCGGCTGCGCGAGGCCCTGCGCGTGGCTGCCTTTGGGGCCCACGGCCTCCTGCCTGTGGTCGCCTACTCCCGCCTCTCCTTCCGCCGCTCACCCCGATTCCTGGAGCCG GCTGACCTGGTGCACACCATCGGGGAGAGCGCAGCGCTGGGTGCAGCCGGACTCGTGCTCTGGGGAGACATGTCGTACGCCCGCTCGGCT GAGAGCTGTGCCAGCCTGCGCCACTACCTCGTGTCCACCCTGGGTCCCTACGTGGCCAACGTGACGGCAGCAGCCCGGGAGTGCAGCTACGTGCAGTGCCACGGGCACGGGCGCTGCGTGCGTTGGCAGCCCCACGACCTGAGCAGCCTGCTGCACCTTGGCCCTGGCGCCAGCCCGCTGGCCTCTTTCCGCTGCCACTGCTACCACGGCTGGGCCGGCGAGGACTGTGCCCGGCGGGTCCAGCACgaccctgccacctcctgcctggCACCCACACACACTCATGGCCTCGATGCGCACAACGACCTCCCGCCCCCTGACACCTGCCTGCCACGGGGCACGTGGGGCTGGTGA
- the HYAL3 gene encoding hyaluronidase-3 isoform X2: protein MVPVLVLWACLALGTAGGESPAPEPLVGDQPFAVVWNVPTGRCQRRFGVGLPLGDYGIVENKDGHFAGQNITIFYKNKFGLYPYLSRQGIPHNGGIPQRVPLGAHLARAARDIRLLLHPAFRGLAVVDWEEWRPLWAQNWGAKRIYRAASEQWVWDRHGHLPARQQLRLARREFEQAAQTLMEETLLLGRTLRPGGLWGFYRFPDCLNGNWAKEANYTGRCQPAEVQRNNRLGWLWAASAVLYPSIYLPPALPPALRRRYVHHRLREALRVAAFGAHGLLPVVAYSRLSFRRSPRFLEPPSHISLPGRLTWCTPSGRAQRWVQPDSCSGETCRTPARLRAVPACATTSCPPWVPTWPT from the exons ATGGTGCCGGTGCTGGTGCTGTGGGCCTGCCTGGCGCTGGGCACAGCTGGCGGGGAGAGCCCGGCACCGGAGCCCCTGGTGGGCGACCAGCCCTTCGCCGTGGTGTGGAACGTCCCCACCGGCCGCTGCCAGCGCCGCTTCGGTGTGGGGCTGCCCCTCGGCGACTACGGCATCGTGGAGAACAAGGATGGCCACTTTGCCGGCCAGAACATCACCATCTTCTACAAGAACAAGTTCGGGCTGTACCCCTACCTGTCACGGCAGGGCATCCCCCACAACGGGGGCATCCCCCAGCGGGTCCCCCTTGGCGCCCACCTTGCCAGGGCAGCCAGGGACATCCGCCTCCTCCTGCACCCCGCTTTCCGCGGCCTGGCCGTGGTGGACTGGGAGGAGTGGAGGCCCCTCTGGGCCCAAAACTGGGGGGCCAAGCGGATCTACCGGGCAGCCTCGGAACAGTGGGTGTGGGACCGGCATGGCCACCTGCCAGCGCGGCAGCAGCTCCGGCTGGCCCGGCGGGAGTTCGAGCAGGCGGCGCAGACTCTGATGGAGGAGACGCTTCTGCTGGGCCGGACCCTGCGcccgggggggctctggggttTCTACCGTTTCCCCGACTGCCTCAACGGCAACTGGGCCAAAGAGGCCAACTACACCGGGCGGTGCCAGCCGGCAGAGGTGCAGCGCAACAACCGGCTGGGCTGGCTCTGGGCCGCCTCGGCCGTCCTCTACCCCAGCATCTACCTGCcaccggcgctgccgcccgccctgcgCCGCCGCTACGTGCACCACCGGCTGCGCGAGGCCCTGCGCGTGGCTGCCTTTGGGGCCCACGGCCTCCTGCCTGTGGTCGCCTACTCCCGCCTCTCCTTCCGCCGCTCACCCCGATTCCTGGAGCCG cccagtCACATCTCTCTCCCTGGCAGGCTGACCTGGTGCACACCATCGGGGAGAGCGCAGCGCTGGGTGCAGCCGGACTCGTGCTCTGGGGAGACATGTCGTACGCCCGCTCGGCT GAGAGCTGTGCCAGCCTGCGCCACTACCTCGTGTCCACCCTGGGTCCCTACGTGGCCAACGTGA
- the LOC142415396 gene encoding maestro heat-like repeat family member 5 translates to MAGRPPGHLRRAWEEDRAAPAPSSRPKPNEMCKVQPLRADLCLSALALSREEEDTLDIIRNFLRRRPKQETEKLRFLASICTVCSTTSVDSTMWDMLYFCQLEVVEAIEVLLQEEPTDHLGTALRQQAMLAITSMSRVGLLLQEKSSSFLHTCFCSIFHLPPQEDTQGPKASLYSKASRAVPKTLSPSQTLAAMDSMLQVLVRSAGTLGILELQNILQLLLPFTNSQPAAVQERAMARIARLANFITTYPLPQVCPCFAQTTVLRHQCSKTYQFVMLGRLVGHLTLCCTCKDKGTRHEAAEALHHLHTFILQQRRRWPWLHDTGQLQHQEGRRARQPYQLSQNSRASRIFLMFMKYLQPSDQADIILMAIKSLRAPSAYSISFAAHMVDVLVADPAFQPGQVLNIVWAIYRNLPSVRSVVALKSLERALLVLMDKHPSEVVASLLQCSPTCTHVAMAMWKVMLSKPHIAEKVVGELLSMLMNQSLRKTSTSTKDNPRILSLAAARTISEILLQPACLREVEAIFPQLFLALLFQVSFTTELTLQEVHIFWREHQQDVLTPIRCSIPVLSSLLATRSQARGPGGS, encoded by the exons atGGCGGGGAGACCCCCCGGCCACCTCAGGCGGGCCTGGGAGGAGGACAGAGCTGCCCCGGCTCCCAGCTCCAGGCCGAAGCCCAATGAGATGTGCAAGGTCCAGCCGCTGCGGGCGG ATCTGTGCCTCTCCGCCTTGGCCCTGTCCAGGGAGGAAGAGGATACCCTGGACATCATCCGAAACTTCCTCAGGAGAAGACCAAAG CAAGAGACCGAGAAGCTGAGGTTTCTGGCCTCCATCTGCACTGTCTGCAGCACCACCAGCGTGGACTCCACCATGTGGGACATGCTTTACTTCTGCCAGCTGGAGGTGGTGGAGGCCATCGAG gtgctgctgcaggaggagcccACTGACCACCTGGGCACCGCGCTGCGGCAGCAAGCCATGCTGGCCATCACCTCCATGAG CAGAGTGgggctgcttctgcaggagaagagcagcagcttccTCCACACCTGCTTCTGCAGCATCTTCCACCTGCCTCCGCAGGAGGACACCCAGGGCCCCAAGGCTTCCCTCTACTCCAAG GCTTCCAGGGCTGTCCCCAAGACTCTGTCCCCCTCGCAGACCCTGGCTGCGATGGACAGCATGCTGCAGGTGCTGGTACGCAGCGCTGGCACCCTCGGCATCCTGGAGCTGCAGAACATCTTGCAG ctcctgctgcccttcACCAATTCCCAGCCGGCAGCGGTGCAGGAGAGGGCCATGGCACGGATTGCCAGGCTGGCCAACTTCATCACCACCTACCCCCTGCCGCAG GTCTGCCCCTGCTTTGCACAAACCACAGTCCTCAGACATCAGTGCTCCAAGACGTATCAGTTTGTGATGCTGGGGAGGCTGGTGGGGCACCTCACCCTGTGCTGCACCTGCAAGGACAAGGGGACCCGCCACGAGGCTGCAGAAGCTCTCCATCACCTGCACACCTTCATCCTGCAGCAGAGAA GAAGGTGGCCCTGGCTGCATGACACAGGGCAGCTGCAGCACCAGGAGGGCCGGCGAGCGAGGCAGCCCTATCAGCTTTCACAAAACAGCCGCGCCAGCAGAATCTTCTTG ATGTTCATGAAATACCTCCAGCCCTCCGACCAGGCAGACATCATCCTCATGGCCATCAAGAGCTTGAGAGCCCCAAGCGCCTACAGCATCAGCTTTGCTGCCCACATGGTGGATGTCCTTGTGGCGGACCCTGCCTTCCAGCCGGGGCAG GTGCTGAACATCGTGTGGGCCATCTACAGAAACCTGCCCTCCGTCAGGTCGGTGGTAGCCCTCAAAAGCCTGGAGAGGGCCCTGCTGGTGCTGATGGACAAACATCCCAGCGAGGTGGTGGCCAGCCTGCTGCAGTGCTCCCCGACATGCACCCA TGTTGCCATGGCCATGTGGAAGGTGATGCTGTCCAAGCCCCACATTGCAGAGAAGGTGGTGGGGGAGCTGCTCAGCATGCTGATGAACCAGTCGCTGCGGAAGACCTCTACCTCCACCAAGGACAACCCACGCATCCTCTCCCTGGCT gcagccaggaCGATAAGCGAGATCCTCCTGCAGCCCGCTTGCCTGCGGGAGGTGGAGGCAATTTTCCCCCAGCTTTTCCTGGCGCTGCTTTTCCAAGTGTCATTCACCACGGAGCTGACGTTGCAGGAGGTGCATATCTTCTGGAGGGAGCATCAACAGGATGTGCTCACTCCCATCAGGTGCTCCATCCCTGTCCTCTCATCCCTGCTAGCCACCCGGAGCCAAGCCAGGGGTCCCGGTGGGAGCTGA
- the NAA80 gene encoding N-alpha-acetyltransferase 80 — MGSVSEELSLVPLHQRPELLEACAKLLGEEWGKSRASRLHTLQRSSDAFPACLLLLRSRGPAEAPAARESPCQLVGHVRLSRVAGRPRDLFVESVVVARALRGQGYGRQLMEATERWARARGFRCLHLTTHDKQHFYAHLGFVLGEPVQSVAFLSPAIPAEVLRLFSAPPGAATPPPTRPRLPSAPSPPLPPPTAPPPPPPPTVVWARGVLAESSGQSLLETPHRDAKGLPIFWMKKDI; from the coding sequence ATGGGCTCTGTGTCGGAGGAGCTCAGCCTGGTCCCCCTGCACCAGAGGCCGGAGCTGCTGGAGGCCTGCGCCAAGCTGCTGGGCGAGGAGTGGGGGAAGAGCCGGGCGTCGCGGCTCCACACGCTCCAGCGTTCCTCGGACGCCTTCCccgcctgcctgctgctgctgcggagcCGGGGCCCCGCCgaggcccccgccgcccgggagAGTCCCTGCCAGCTCGTGGGCCACGTCCGGCTCTCACGTGTGGCCGGCCGTCCCCGCGACCTCTTTGTGGAGAGCGTGGTGGTggcccgggcgctgcggggccaggGCTATGGGCGGCAGCTGATGGAGGCCACCGAGCGgtgggcccgggcccggggcttCCGCTGCCTGCACCTCACCACCCACGACAAGCAGCATTTCTACGCCCACCTGGGCTTCGTCCTGGGCGAGCCGGTGCAGAGCGTGGCCTTCCTCAGCCCCGCCATACCCGCCGAGGTGCTGCGGCTCTTCTCCGCCCCTCCTGGcgctgccacccccccccccaccaggccaaggctgccctctgccccctcgcctcccctcccgccccccaccgcccccccgccgccccccccgccaaCCGTGGTCTGGGCAAGGGGAGTCCTGGCCGAGAGCAGCGGGCAGAGCCTCCTGGAGACCCCCCACCGCGATGCCAAAGGGCTGCCCATCTTCTGGATGAAGAAGGACATCTGA